From Microcoleus sp. FACHB-672, one genomic window encodes:
- a CDS encoding alternative oxidase → MIRLLVSILEITLGTFYGKRFYAKCFVLETIARVPYFAYLSVLHLYESFGMWDKSDWLKIHFAETWNELHHLRILEALGGNERMIDRYIARIGVLFYYWVLVFIYMISPRSAYYFNELVEGKAHDTYDKFLNEFGAELKTQPAPAVAITYYRDGDLYMFDEFQTSHLPAQRRPKIENLYDVFVAIRNDEMEHVMTMKACQRSDAKEIINSPHSAEAKAQSEEDSEVSDKHLV, encoded by the coding sequence ATGATCCGCTTATTAGTTAGTATCTTAGAAATTACTTTGGGCACATTTTACGGAAAACGTTTTTACGCCAAGTGCTTTGTGTTGGAGACGATCGCCCGTGTTCCTTACTTTGCTTATCTCTCAGTGCTTCACCTTTATGAAAGTTTTGGTATGTGGGATAAATCAGATTGGCTGAAAATTCACTTCGCTGAAACGTGGAATGAATTGCACCACCTGCGAATTCTCGAGGCGCTGGGGGGAAATGAGCGTATGATTGACCGCTATATCGCTCGAATTGGTGTTTTATTTTACTACTGGGTTCTTGTTTTTATTTATATGATTTCACCCAGATCGGCTTACTACTTTAACGAATTAGTGGAAGGAAAAGCCCACGACACCTATGATAAGTTTTTAAACGAGTTTGGGGCGGAACTTAAAACCCAGCCGGCACCGGCTGTGGCAATCACATATTACCGAGATGGCGATCTGTACATGTTTGATGAGTTTCAAACGTCTCATCTGCCGGCACAGCGCCGGCCAAAAATTGAAAATCTATACGATGTGTTTGTCGCTATCCGTAATGATGAAATGGAACACGTTATGACGATGAAGGCTTGTCAGAGATCGGATGCGAAGGAGATTATAAATAGCCCTCATAGTGCTGAGGCTAAAGCTCAATCTGAAGAAGATTCAGAGGTGTCCGATAAACATTTAGTTTAG
- a CDS encoding manganese catalase family protein, producing MFYHKKQLQYYKRPENPDPVYAKKIQELIGGTFGEMTVMMQYLFQGWNCRGPAKYRDMLLDVGTEEIGHIEMLATMIAHLLDKAPVAQQEEGFKDAVVGAVMGGSNPRDVIMGSMNPQHAIVTGGGATAADSVGYPWNGRFIVASGNLLADFRSNLHAESQGRLQAVRMYEMSNDPGVKDTLSFMIARDTMHQNLWLAAIEDLESSGLETTPVPSSFPQELEKTEFSYQFWNHSDGTDSAEGRWAKGESMDGKGEFKYVEDPQPLGPDPGPDAPLPDPKLHATGKQVRMSPES from the coding sequence ATGTTTTATCACAAAAAGCAACTGCAGTATTACAAGCGGCCTGAAAATCCCGATCCAGTCTACGCCAAAAAAATTCAAGAATTGATCGGGGGCACCTTTGGCGAAATGACGGTGATGATGCAGTACCTATTCCAAGGGTGGAACTGTAGAGGGCCGGCTAAGTACCGCGATATGCTGCTTGATGTGGGAACAGAAGAAATTGGGCATATTGAAATGCTCGCGACAATGATCGCCCACTTGCTAGATAAAGCGCCGGTTGCCCAGCAAGAAGAAGGCTTCAAAGATGCCGTTGTGGGTGCGGTGATGGGAGGCAGCAACCCCCGCGATGTGATCATGGGAAGCATGAACCCCCAACACGCTATAGTCACAGGTGGGGGTGCAACAGCGGCTGACAGTGTCGGTTATCCGTGGAACGGTCGTTTCATCGTTGCTAGCGGCAACTTACTGGCAGACTTCCGCTCAAATCTTCATGCGGAATCACAAGGCCGGCTACAGGCTGTGCGGATGTATGAAATGTCAAACGATCCAGGGGTGAAAGATACCCTCAGCTTTATGATCGCCCGCGACACCATGCACCAAAACCTGTGGTTAGCCGCGATTGAAGATTTGGAATCTTCCGGACTGGAAACAACGCCGGTGCCAAGTTCTTTCCCACAAGAGTTGGAAAAGACAGAGTTTTCTTATCAATTCTGGAACCATTCTGATGGTACAGACAGCGCAGAAGGCCGCTGGGCGAAAGGCGAATCAATGGATGGCAAAGGCGAGTTCAAGTATGTGGAAGATCCTCAGCCATTAGGCCCAGATCCGGGTCCTGATGCACCACTACCTGATCCAAAATTGCACGCCACCGGCAAGCAAGTAAGAATGAGTCCTGAGTCCTGA
- a CDS encoding acetyltransferase, giving the protein MFLKDKETGSLIKIEDVEALFKPTQQEIQGRDQDGQEEQSTASFKKSQLIFPSGESLPRCWMDSDYTTA; this is encoded by the coding sequence ATGTTTTTGAAAGACAAAGAAACGGGCAGCTTAATTAAAATTGAAGATGTTGAAGCGCTGTTTAAGCCGACTCAACAGGAGATCCAAGGACGCGATCAAGATGGACAAGAAGAGCAAAGCACAGCTTCATTTAAGAAGAGTCAATTGATTTTCCCCTCCGGAGAAAGCCTGCCGCGCTGCTGGATGGATTCAGATTATACAACCGCATAA
- a CDS encoding zinc-dependent alcohol dehydrogenase has protein sequence MKAVCWEGTNNIKVETVPDPKLINPRDAIIKITSTAICGSDLHLYNGYNPTMKPGDILGHEFMGEIVELGSAFKNGNIHDKGKHLAVGDRVVVPFTISCGNCFFCNRSLSSLCDNSNPNAWMAEKMLGHSPSGLFGYSHLTGGYAGGQAEYARVPFADVGLFKIPDGLTDDQVLFLTDIFPTGYMAAENCDIEPGDTVAIWGCGPVGQFAIRSALMLGAGRVIAIDRVPERLQMAKDGGAEVLNYEEIEVGEALKEMTGGRGPDSVMDAVGMEAHGLGLEGFYDKAKQAVRLETDRPNVLRQAIVACRKGGTVSVPGVYTGFVDKMPMGAFMNKGLTMKTGQTHVHRYLQKLLDHVQNGDIDPSFVITHRLPIDQAPHGYEIFCNKKDNCIKIVLKP, from the coding sequence ATGAAAGCAGTTTGCTGGGAAGGCACAAACAATATAAAAGTTGAAACAGTTCCCGATCCCAAACTCATTAATCCGCGTGATGCGATTATCAAAATCACATCAACTGCAATCTGCGGTTCTGATTTGCACCTCTATAACGGCTATAACCCCACTATGAAACCAGGCGACATCCTGGGTCATGAATTCATGGGGGAAATTGTTGAGTTGGGTAGTGCTTTTAAGAATGGAAATATCCATGACAAAGGCAAACACCTCGCTGTTGGTGATCGCGTTGTTGTCCCCTTCACCATTTCTTGCGGTAACTGCTTCTTTTGCAACCGCAGTTTATCGTCATTATGTGATAATTCCAATCCCAATGCTTGGATGGCGGAAAAAATGCTGGGTCATTCCCCATCCGGTCTGTTCGGCTACTCCCACCTAACCGGCGGGTATGCCGGCGGTCAGGCAGAGTATGCCCGCGTTCCCTTTGCGGATGTCGGGTTGTTCAAGATTCCCGATGGACTGACAGATGACCAAGTCCTATTTCTCACAGATATTTTCCCCACCGGCTACATGGCCGCAGAAAACTGCGACATCGAACCTGGAGATACCGTTGCGATTTGGGGTTGCGGGCCGGTTGGGCAGTTTGCGATTAGAAGTGCCCTCATGCTAGGCGCGGGACGAGTGATTGCGATTGATCGCGTTCCGGAACGCCTCCAGATGGCCAAAGACGGCGGGGCAGAAGTCTTAAACTATGAGGAAATTGAGGTCGGGGAAGCCCTCAAAGAAATGACCGGCGGGCGCGGGCCAGATTCGGTAATGGATGCGGTCGGCATGGAAGCGCACGGACTCGGTTTAGAGGGCTTCTATGACAAAGCGAAGCAAGCAGTCCGTTTAGAAACTGATCGACCTAATGTATTACGTCAAGCGATTGTGGCTTGTCGCAAAGGCGGGACTGTATCGGTTCCGGGTGTGTACACCGGCTTTGTAGACAAGATGCCGATGGGTGCCTTCATGAACAAAGGCTTAACCATGAAAACCGGACAGACCCATGTACATCGGTATTTGCAGAAGTTACTCGATCACGTTCAAAATGGCGACATCGATCCATCGTTTGTGATTACCCATCGTCTGCCAATAGACCAAGCCCCGCACGGCTATGAGATTTTCTGCAATAAAAAAGACAACTGCATCAAAATCGTTCTGAAGCCGTAA
- a CDS encoding SRPBCC family protein: protein MEQISNESSQPQNPTEAGETERWASLIGGGALVLMALKERSLRGALMAVAGSGLIYQGVTKQSTVQQAQEAIGMNQSIKVERTVTINRSADELYRFWRNFENLPHFMKHLKSVTVSSDKRSHWIASAPLGNSVEWDAEIINERENELISWASVEGADIDNSGFVRFTPAPANRGTEVKVVLEYNPPGGGLAAAFAKLFGEEPAQQVADDLGRFKQVMETGELATTEGQTSGRK, encoded by the coding sequence ATGGAACAGATATCAAATGAAAGCAGCCAGCCACAAAATCCAACAGAAGCTGGCGAAACAGAACGCTGGGCGTCCTTAATTGGCGGCGGGGCTTTAGTCCTTATGGCATTAAAAGAACGCTCTTTGAGAGGTGCTTTGATGGCTGTCGCTGGCAGCGGTTTGATTTATCAAGGTGTAACGAAACAAAGCACTGTACAGCAAGCGCAGGAAGCAATTGGTATGAATCAAAGCATCAAAGTAGAAAGAACCGTAACGATTAATAGATCGGCAGATGAGCTGTATCGTTTCTGGCGTAATTTTGAGAATCTGCCGCATTTTATGAAGCATCTCAAATCTGTAACTGTTAGTAGTGACAAGCGCTCACACTGGATTGCCAGCGCACCTTTAGGTAACAGCGTTGAATGGGATGCAGAAATTATCAATGAGCGAGAAAATGAATTGATTTCCTGGGCGTCTGTAGAAGGTGCAGACATAGACAACTCTGGGTTTGTGCGCTTCACACCGGCACCGGCAAATCGCGGCACCGAAGTAAAAGTCGTGCTGGAATATAACCCGCCAGGGGGCGGACTAGCCGCCGCATTTGCCAAACTTTTTGGGGAAGAACCCGCGCAGCAAGTTGCCGACGATTTGGGCCGGTTCAAACAAGTCATGGAAACTGGCGAACTCGCAACCACAGAAGGCCAAACATCTGGCCGCAAATAA